A single region of the Bacillota bacterium genome encodes:
- a CDS encoding DUF362 domain-containing protein: MSKVYFKRVSNNSIDEVSLSAKLVLKKLIEVERCIFSHFTPIKVTFGEKGNKTFVPPSGYDGIIDYLHKQNVRTAYIETNVLYRGSRTTTENHIKLALEHGFSRIPVIIADGQVGEEYEQIEINKAFYKHCKIAKGFSDYNQFIVASHFKGHHRTGFGGAIKQLGMGFASRPGKMEQHTDFTPLIRKNRCTACGVCAKQCDFDAISIQDVAEIDPIKCVGCAGCIAFCPTKAIRNSWKGSNFIEKLSEYAFAAQLNKDNVYINFLINITEHCDCKGRKLPLVMDDIGVLASLDPVAIDAASLDIVQKESGKQLFDKGRKTLQYSESIGLGSSKYDLVELGVKQTSKFAGLPKRCASKLIEKTSSLISPFEKFHETQINKASSTTESGRKFIITFAGDTSLGDNYIRKMKKPSLSNRLEKNPLSFFNNVHPVIKDSDYFILNFESVLADKPKKYLEGKQFPNWDSPERTLDVFKRLGVKAVSMANNHAMDFGPSVMLETKRRFEEAGISCFGAGADHLEASKPLKITLTGKTSSVNVYVFTGMRASKRYRDDYGFFAGSNTPGVNWLGVKQIIHSIKRLRRKDPKSLIIVCPHWQGVDYRPVKPKMKKKCQQLVEAGANFVFASGTHMLSNVERWGTGIICYSIGNFVFNSSGRYAKFNAPPYSLLVRMEILETDKGWRATPVFYPIITDNASTDFHVQLLDDSSASGFNPALIGQGAKKRKHNGHTGFWLDELDESTLHDYILGNTSLNKLDFNDEFVLEDQINQLENLHDQLDLQFHAYYDYLFRSKLLKTRNEKSRSYFEALSGAVKRDYVSHYILRKFERSKVSLPTTISFRDIMVENSSIRRLGCPDYAWKLDKKNTAYKFADSIGLRRPTTDNNVYRLEDIQPQSGPVVLKPVKGTGSMGVYLIFTKDIIFSVRDGIWLKSWTEAINDAMKKWQQRKLGKNTLLTKDEWMLEELILKEKGATMPASDLKFYCFYGEVLLVVEIDRASQFGKFCYWDSDMNLADTGKFGDNQFNGVGFDKEHLEVVKKVSLEIPAPFVRIDMLNGYDGLVLGEFTPRPGKFQNFNDKWDRKLGEAYRRAEGRIQTDLLSGKTFDAYTSVFK; this comes from the coding sequence AAGTTACTTTTGGCGAGAAAGGTAACAAGACATTTGTTCCGCCTTCAGGTTATGATGGTATTATCGATTATTTGCACAAGCAAAATGTCAGAACGGCTTATATCGAAACAAACGTTCTTTACAGAGGTTCAAGGACTACGACAGAAAACCACATTAAATTGGCGTTGGAACATGGCTTTTCCAGAATACCTGTAATTATTGCTGACGGCCAAGTAGGCGAAGAATACGAACAGATAGAAATTAATAAAGCATTTTATAAGCATTGTAAAATTGCTAAAGGTTTCTCGGATTACAATCAATTTATTGTTGCAAGCCATTTTAAGGGGCACCATCGGACAGGCTTTGGTGGGGCAATTAAGCAATTAGGTATGGGATTCGCTTCCAGGCCAGGCAAGATGGAACAACACACTGATTTTACACCATTAATAAGAAAAAATAGATGTACAGCGTGTGGGGTGTGTGCTAAGCAATGTGATTTTGACGCTATTTCCATACAGGATGTTGCTGAGATTGACCCAATAAAGTGCGTTGGGTGTGCGGGCTGTATCGCTTTTTGTCCAACAAAAGCAATACGAAATAGCTGGAAGGGTTCTAATTTTATTGAGAAGCTCTCGGAGTATGCCTTTGCTGCTCAATTAAATAAAGACAATGTATACATCAACTTCTTAATCAACATAACCGAACATTGTGATTGTAAAGGTAGAAAGCTTCCTTTGGTAATGGATGACATAGGAGTACTTGCTTCGTTAGATCCTGTGGCTATTGATGCAGCTTCGTTAGATATTGTTCAAAAGGAATCCGGCAAACAACTGTTTGATAAAGGCAGAAAAACATTACAGTACTCAGAGAGTATAGGACTGGGTAGTTCCAAGTATGATTTAGTCGAACTTGGTGTCAAGCAGACTTCTAAGTTTGCAGGGTTGCCCAAACGTTGTGCATCAAAACTGATTGAGAAAACCAGCAGTTTGATTTCCCCTTTCGAGAAATTCCATGAGACTCAAATTAACAAGGCATCTAGTACCACTGAATCAGGTAGGAAATTTATTATTACTTTTGCCGGCGATACAAGCCTTGGTGATAATTATATAAGAAAAATGAAAAAACCGTCTCTAAGCAATCGATTGGAAAAGAATCCTCTATCATTTTTTAACAATGTTCATCCTGTTATCAAAGACAGCGATTACTTTATTCTCAACTTTGAAAGTGTCTTAGCCGATAAACCGAAGAAATATTTGGAGGGAAAACAATTCCCGAACTGGGACAGCCCAGAACGGACTTTAGATGTATTTAAACGTTTGGGAGTTAAAGCTGTCAGTATGGCCAACAACCATGCAATGGACTTTGGCCCCAGCGTTATGCTAGAAACAAAACGTCGTTTCGAAGAAGCGGGAATAAGCTGTTTTGGTGCTGGCGCAGATCACTTAGAGGCTTCAAAACCACTAAAAATTACTCTTACAGGTAAGACCAGTTCAGTAAATGTCTATGTTTTTACTGGTATGCGTGCTTCCAAACGTTATCGTGATGACTATGGGTTTTTCGCAGGCAGTAATACGCCTGGTGTAAACTGGTTAGGTGTGAAACAAATAATCCATAGCATTAAACGTCTGAGAAGAAAAGATCCCAAATCATTGATTATTGTTTGTCCCCATTGGCAAGGAGTCGACTATAGACCTGTTAAACCGAAAATGAAGAAGAAGTGTCAGCAACTCGTTGAGGCAGGGGCAAATTTTGTGTTTGCCAGTGGTACACATATGCTGAGCAATGTTGAGCGGTGGGGAACAGGAATAATTTGTTACTCAATTGGTAACTTTGTGTTTAATTCTAGCGGGCGATATGCAAAGTTTAATGCTCCCCCTTATAGTCTCCTTGTGAGAATGGAAATTTTAGAAACAGATAAGGGTTGGCGAGCAACTCCTGTGTTTTACCCCATTATTACGGATAATGCGTCCACTGATTTTCACGTCCAATTACTAGATGATTCAAGCGCAAGTGGTTTCAATCCAGCTTTAATCGGGCAGGGTGCGAAAAAGAGAAAACATAATGGGCATACCGGATTTTGGTTGGATGAATTAGACGAGTCAACTTTACACGACTATATATTGGGAAATACAAGTTTAAACAAGCTTGATTTTAACGACGAATTTGTATTGGAAGATCAGATAAATCAGCTTGAGAATCTGCATGATCAACTCGATTTACAGTTCCATGCTTATTATGATTATTTATTCAGAAGTAAGTTACTCAAAACTCGCAACGAGAAGTCTCGCAGTTATTTTGAGGCATTATCAGGAGCTGTTAAACGAGACTATGTTAGCCATTACATTTTAAGGAAGTTTGAAAGAAGTAAAGTTAGCTTACCCACTACGATATCGTTTAGGGACATAATGGTGGAGAATTCCAGCATCCGTCGTTTAGGTTGCCCTGATTATGCATGGAAGCTTGATAAAAAAAATACTGCATATAAGTTTGCTGATAGTATTGGACTGCGCAGACCAACAACCGATAACAACGTCTATCGCTTAGAGGATATACAACCACAGAGTGGTCCAGTAGTACTAAAACCTGTCAAAGGCACAGGTTCCATGGGTGTGTATCTTATCTTCACTAAGGATATTATTTTTTCTGTCCGGGATGGAATTTGGTTGAAGAGTTGGACAGAGGCAATAAATGATGCTATGAAGAAATGGCAGCAACGTAAGTTGGGTAAAAATACACTTTTGACCAAAGATGAATGGATGTTGGAAGAGCTCATCTTAAAGGAAAAAGGGGCGACCATGCCAGCATCTGATCTTAAGTTTTATTGTTTTTACGGCGAGGTGCTGTTAGTCGTGGAGATTGATCGTGCGTCGCAGTTCGGGAAGTTTTGTTATTGGGACTCAGACATGAATTTGGCTGATACCGGCAAATTCGGAGATAATCAATTCAATGGTGTTGGATTCGATAAAGAACACCTAGAGGTAGTGAAGAAAGTGAGTCTGGAAATACCCGCTCCCTTTGTTAGGATTGATATGCTTAATGGTTACGATGGACTGGTATTGGGTGAATTTACCCCGCGGCCAGGTAAGTTCCAAAATTTTAATGATAAATGGGACCGTAAACTGGGTGAGGCCTATCGCAGGGCTGAAGGTCGTATACAGACTGATTTGCTATCTGGTAAAACTTTTGATGCTTACACGAGTGTTTTTAAGTAG
- a CDS encoding ABC transporter permease, whose protein sequence is MKKYLQEMYRRKDLLVYLVFSGLKAEHRNSFLGYFWWVLDPLLRVAIYYFLVGILRGRAEGFDFVGFLVIGLMGWRWTASTMSRSAKAITGKAGIISKVYLPKLIFPIGTTFTQMVNFCFSLSIIALYLIISQTIPGMNLIWLPFIMLIQYVFLLAISMVLSYSAVFIRDIENLLRHITRLWFYSSPVIWEHGRLGPDYQWFVDLNPMASILNSYRNIFLYDAAPMFNKLLIIGGISLVVVVVMTYYYSRNEHKMIKLL, encoded by the coding sequence ATGAAGAAATATCTCCAGGAGATGTATCGCAGAAAAGATCTCCTTGTTTATCTTGTTTTTTCCGGACTGAAGGCGGAGCACCGGAACAGCTTCCTTGGGTATTTCTGGTGGGTGCTCGACCCACTGCTTCGCGTCGCAATATATTATTTTCTGGTTGGGATACTCAGAGGTAGAGCTGAGGGCTTTGATTTCGTCGGCTTCTTGGTAATTGGCCTGATGGGTTGGCGCTGGACTGCTTCAACTATGAGCAGGTCTGCTAAAGCAATAACCGGTAAGGCTGGAATAATATCAAAGGTGTATCTGCCAAAGCTCATATTCCCTATCGGCACGACTTTTACACAAATGGTCAATTTTTGTTTTAGCCTGAGTATTATTGCCTTGTATCTGATCATTTCCCAGACAATTCCCGGAATGAACCTTATTTGGTTGCCGTTTATTATGTTAATCCAGTATGTATTCCTACTGGCCATTAGTATGGTTTTAAGCTATTCTGCAGTCTTTATTCGGGATATTGAAAACCTGTTGCGCCATATTACAAGGCTCTGGTTTTACAGCTCACCAGTCATCTGGGAACATGGGCGTTTGGGACCGGACTACCAATGGTTTGTTGACCTGAACCCGATGGCATCGATTTTAAATAGCTATCGTAATATTTTCTTGTATGATGCCGCACCGATGTTCAATAAGCTGCTTATTATCGGGGGCATATCTTTGGTTGTTGTAGTTGTAATGACCTACTACTACAGTCGTAACGAGCACAAAATGATAAAGCTACTTTAG